Proteins from a genomic interval of Chryseobacterium indologenes:
- a CDS encoding DUF5074 domain-containing protein yields MKKFYLFTVLFLFAFFTNAQITVQGVPRNDLSGNTQLNTTNTTSTLSFSDIQYWVGTGSNQAAFVVQWNDSKIPDALVWGFRWDGNATGEDMLKAIAKADRRFFTLLYQGTQFGTAVGGLGFDLDGQNSNALIKSGNTTYPLYPLNGIVNTTAYDFDDYTAQDTNDHWGSGWYNGFWSYYVKNPADADFGFSGVGATSRILQNGSWDVWNYSPMSGSFPISSTLTPVSPYLTSTDFTNGFFMVNEEWYGHTNGSVNFISNNGPVNYRVYSEVNNNHAFGATTQYGTIYGDKFYFVSKQAADGGDSQYTPGGRLVVANAQTMQKIATFNTIGTGDGRSFLGVNQHKGYIGASNGIYLFDIDNMQVGNMIAGTGGGSQYAGQIGNMIRTSHYVFAVKQTAGILVIDPNTDTVVNTIAGAFSSIVQAKDGSIWAIQNQKLANINPATLIVQYYNIPTSKYSDSWGAWNAGSFTASNSENTLYWIKAGTGFNAGNQIVKFDVTTKAFNENFITLPGQSGNFKQIPYGAALRVNPATGNLILNTTESGYGAHFLKNWIHTFDASGNLINTKILNDYYWFPSLAVFPDNSAPTVSNTFPAQVTAANVTSIDLKTMVSDEDSFGASIVKTVKSNNNPSVVSAEINADEELVITPLATGFAEVVISFNSNGKVVERTLAINSLGSTLATTEVKKLEFEIYPNPVTDVLYIKTQEKIGNVSVYDASGKLMNTQFSNGQVNVRMLPKGLYILKATTDKAIYQQKLMKK; encoded by the coding sequence TCCCTGATGCCTTGGTATGGGGTTTTAGATGGGACGGCAATGCTACAGGAGAAGATATGCTGAAGGCTATTGCAAAGGCAGATCGTAGATTTTTTACCTTATTGTATCAGGGAACACAGTTCGGAACAGCAGTAGGAGGACTTGGATTTGACCTTGACGGGCAAAACTCAAATGCCCTGATTAAAAGCGGAAATACGACTTACCCTTTGTATCCGCTGAATGGAATTGTAAACACAACGGCTTATGATTTTGATGACTATACAGCACAAGATACTAATGATCACTGGGGTTCTGGATGGTACAACGGTTTCTGGTCGTATTACGTTAAAAACCCTGCAGATGCTGATTTCGGATTTTCAGGAGTAGGAGCGACCTCAAGAATATTACAAAACGGTTCGTGGGATGTATGGAACTATAGCCCCATGTCAGGATCATTCCCGATTTCTTCAACATTGACACCGGTTTCTCCGTATTTAACCTCTACAGATTTTACCAATGGTTTCTTCATGGTCAATGAAGAATGGTATGGGCATACCAATGGTTCTGTTAATTTTATTAGTAATAACGGACCGGTTAATTACCGTGTTTATAGTGAAGTAAACAATAATCACGCTTTTGGGGCAACTACTCAGTATGGAACCATCTATGGTGACAAATTCTATTTCGTATCCAAACAGGCTGCTGATGGAGGAGATTCTCAATATACACCGGGAGGCAGATTGGTTGTTGCCAATGCACAGACAATGCAAAAAATTGCGACATTCAATACTATTGGAACAGGAGATGGCAGATCATTTCTTGGAGTGAATCAGCATAAAGGGTACATTGGTGCCTCTAATGGAATCTATTTATTTGACATTGATAATATGCAGGTCGGAAATATGATTGCCGGAACAGGCGGGGGAAGCCAGTATGCAGGACAAATCGGTAATATGATTCGCACCTCACACTATGTTTTTGCCGTGAAGCAAACAGCCGGAATTTTAGTAATAGATCCGAATACTGATACCGTGGTGAACACTATCGCAGGAGCATTCAGTTCCATTGTTCAGGCAAAAGATGGAAGTATCTGGGCCATCCAGAACCAAAAGTTAGCCAATATTAATCCCGCTACCCTTATAGTGCAGTATTATAATATTCCGACATCGAAATATTCCGATTCATGGGGAGCCTGGAATGCAGGAAGCTTTACAGCAAGTAATAGCGAGAATACCTTATATTGGATCAAAGCCGGAACAGGGTTTAATGCCGGAAACCAAATTGTGAAATTTGATGTTACAACTAAAGCATTCAATGAGAATTTTATTACCCTTCCGGGGCAGTCCGGCAACTTTAAACAAATTCCTTACGGAGCAGCACTTCGTGTTAATCCTGCAACAGGTAACCTTATCCTGAATACGACAGAAAGCGGATATGGTGCTCACTTTTTAAAGAACTGGATTCACACATTTGATGCCAGCGGAAATCTTATCAACACCAAAATATTGAATGATTATTATTGGTTCCCTTCGTTAGCCGTATTTCCGGATAATTCTGCACCAACTGTTAGTAATACATTCCCGGCACAGGTTACGGCAGCTAACGTTACAAGCATTGATCTTAAAACAATGGTTTCTGATGAAGATAGTTTCGGGGCTTCTATTGTAAAAACGGTAAAGTCAAACAATAACCCTTCCGTAGTTTCTGCCGAGATTAATGCTGATGAAGAATTAGTAATAACACCACTGGCAACAGGATTTGCAGAAGTAGTGATCAGTTTCAATTCAAATGGTAAAGTTGTTGAAAGAACCCTTGCCATCAATAGCCTTGGTTCTACTTTAGCAACTACGGAGGTAAAGAAACTTGAATTTGAAATTTATCCCAATCCGGTAACAGATGTTTTATATATTAAAACTCAGGAAAAAATAGGTAACGTATCTGTATATGATGCATCAGGTAAATTGATGAATACACAGTTCAGTAATGGACAGGTAAACGTTAGGATGTTGCCGAAAGGATTGTATATTTTAAAAGCAACAACTGATAAAGCAATATACCAGCAAAAACTTATGAAAAAATAA
- a CDS encoding T9SS type A sorting domain-containing protein gives MKTHLLLSQRTIKAALMASFLFFASTMSFAQITKIYASSQTNQVVGICLGCGVLNPQNAVGSNESDYSTLQVSVGLLARTEQTLIFPATNIAMGTNKFVLGFGTDQVMLSAQLISGISIETFNGDVSNGDYQNLNNDAIKLGGTDPSKGELELTMNKPFDRIKVNLNGGLLSVNGALRLYYAYQYNDPYINFAAHNDNGQITLDKKLPVEGAEVTLTNTSGKEVYRSKLTSNTFEAKQAQGMYIMTLTTKEGKTYSKKNYDQVNNKSYQFKRQAFQACRFFP, from the coding sequence ATGAAAACTCATTTATTACTTAGCCAACGCACTATTAAAGCGGCTTTAATGGCTTCATTCTTGTTTTTTGCAAGCACAATGTCTTTTGCACAGATTACTAAAATCTACGCAAGCAGTCAAACAAATCAGGTGGTAGGGATCTGCCTCGGATGCGGTGTACTAAACCCACAAAATGCTGTGGGAAGTAATGAAAGCGATTATTCTACACTACAGGTTTCTGTAGGGTTACTCGCAAGAACTGAACAAACCCTGATTTTCCCAGCAACAAATATTGCTATGGGAACGAATAAGTTTGTGCTGGGTTTTGGTACTGATCAGGTAATGCTTTCCGCACAGTTGATAAGCGGAATTTCCATCGAAACATTCAATGGGGATGTATCGAACGGGGATTATCAAAACCTCAACAATGACGCTATTAAACTGGGAGGTACGGATCCAAGCAAAGGAGAGCTTGAACTTACCATGAACAAACCTTTTGACAGAATTAAAGTAAACCTTAACGGTGGATTACTAAGTGTTAATGGTGCACTTAGGCTGTATTATGCATATCAATATAATGATCCGTATATCAATTTTGCTGCGCACAATGATAACGGACAGATTACTCTTGATAAAAAACTTCCTGTAGAGGGAGCAGAAGTTACTTTAACGAATACTTCAGGAAAAGAAGTGTATCGTTCCAAGTTAACATCTAATACATTTGAGGCTAAACAAGCCCAGGGAATGTATATTATGACCCTTACAACAAAAGAAGGGAAAACGTATTCCAAAAAAAATTATGATCAAGTAAATAACAAATCTTATCAATTCAAACGGCAGGCTTTTCAAGCCTGCCGTTTTTTTCCTTAA
- a CDS encoding T9SS type A sorting domain-containing protein — protein sequence MKFNLLLKERISLQTAFVALLLFSSQTLVSAQNRIYAHAQSSGVFGVACLGCRVDNPENAVGDNEDNYSTMVLGTALLGGVQQTLVFPDLRSDTRLVVGIGTDNIPLSVQLLSGVSLETMNGGSSNNDRRTVDVSLLKLGATPNRGTIEFKPSKPYDGIRIGLSGGVLSLGGGFRIYYAYQDPLNSLMAHSQNGQITLDGNIAVDGAEVSLVNTSGKEVYRNTLRSKTFDSRQSEGIYIMTLKTKEGKMYSRKIMIK from the coding sequence ATGAAATTTAATTTACTTTTGAAGGAGAGAATCTCTTTACAAACGGCATTTGTTGCCTTACTACTCTTTTCATCTCAAACGTTGGTTTCTGCTCAAAATCGTATTTATGCCCATGCTCAAAGTTCCGGAGTTTTCGGAGTGGCATGTTTAGGCTGCCGTGTAGATAATCCGGAAAATGCAGTAGGCGATAATGAAGACAACTACTCTACTATGGTATTGGGCACAGCATTACTGGGTGGCGTACAACAAACTTTAGTTTTTCCGGATCTACGATCAGATACAAGGCTTGTTGTAGGAATCGGAACAGATAATATTCCTTTATCTGTACAATTACTAAGCGGTGTATCGCTGGAAACGATGAACGGAGGTTCATCCAATAATGACCGAAGAACGGTAGATGTAAGTTTGCTAAAACTAGGAGCCACTCCCAACAGAGGAACAATAGAATTTAAACCTTCAAAACCATACGATGGGATCAGAATTGGTCTTTCAGGAGGAGTACTCAGCCTTGGAGGTGGATTCAGGATTTATTATGCTTATCAGGATCCGCTGAATTCATTAATGGCACATAGTCAAAACGGGCAGATTACCCTTGATGGCAATATCGCTGTGGACGGAGCTGAAGTAAGCCTGGTTAATACATCCGGAAAAGAAGTATACCGTAACACACTCAGATCAAAAACATTTGATTCAAGGCAATCTGAAGGTATATATATTATGACACTCAAAACCAAAGAAGGAAAAATGTATTCGCGAAAAATTATGATTAAATAA
- a CDS encoding transposase, protein MIDGLDISNLIRNYKPGGNSVYHPKMLLKVLVYGYLCNIYSSRKLEQALKENVHFMWLSAMNRPDHNTLNRFRSERLKGELKDIFAQIVVYLEKEGLVSLQTIFTDGTKIEANANRYIFVWGKAIKKNEERIESQLEELWNYTQEIAKENYRLASE, encoded by the coding sequence GTGATAGACGGACTGGATATCAGCAATTTAATTCGTAATTACAAACCTGGTGGAAATTCCGTGTATCATCCTAAAATGCTTTTGAAAGTATTGGTATATGGCTATTTGTGCAATATCTATTCAAGCAGAAAGCTGGAACAAGCTCTTAAGGAAAACGTCCACTTTATGTGGCTTAGTGCTATGAACCGGCCCGATCATAATACACTGAACCGTTTCAGAAGTGAAAGGTTAAAAGGTGAGCTCAAAGATATATTTGCACAAATTGTAGTGTATTTGGAAAAAGAAGGTTTGGTAAGTTTACAGACTATTTTTACAGATGGAACCAAAATAGAAGCCAATGCTAATCGATATATATTTGTATGGGGAAAGGCTATCAAAAAGAATGAAGAACGTATAGAATCCCAGCTTGAAGAGCTGTGGAACTATACCCAGGAAATAGCCAAAGAAAATTACCGCCTGGCAAGTGAGTAA
- a CDS encoding HAD-IA family hydrolase — MEKYILWDLDGTIVNSEDPEFKSLIFSTACLNTGLDFNISEDQYIGHTGLEVFKAVLQANGVTDEKNLMSAFEIWENHAVSCLKQNISMVRSRENIVDIWNTAHQMGIKQAVVTSSYHDIAVLYLKNSGIYENCISIISLDHVKNPKPHPEPYRTAMEILHVDLADCVAVEDSISGVHSAKAAGLYTIAWVKNIDDERFKIADQVTNNLSIDMILQGLNLSQ, encoded by the coding sequence ATGGAAAAATACATTTTGTGGGATTTGGACGGGACAATCGTCAACAGTGAGGATCCTGAGTTTAAGAGCCTCATATTCTCGACAGCTTGCCTTAATACAGGCCTGGATTTTAATATATCTGAAGATCAATACATCGGTCATACTGGTCTGGAAGTTTTTAAGGCTGTGCTGCAAGCGAATGGAGTAACCGACGAAAAGAATTTAATGAGCGCTTTTGAAATATGGGAAAACCATGCCGTATCCTGTCTAAAACAAAATATTTCTATGGTCAGATCAAGGGAAAATATCGTGGATATTTGGAATACAGCCCATCAAATGGGCATCAAACAGGCTGTTGTCACCAGCAGCTATCATGACATTGCGGTTCTATATCTTAAGAATTCCGGTATCTATGAAAACTGTATTTCCATTATAAGCCTCGATCATGTAAAGAACCCCAAACCCCATCCTGAACCCTATAGGACCGCAATGGAAATCCTCCATGTAGATTTGGCAGATTGCGTGGCTGTAGAGGATAGTATATCAGGTGTACATTCAGCTAAAGCAGCAGGTCTATATACGATAGCCTGGGTTAAGAACATAGACGATGAAAGATTTAAAATCGCAGACCAGGTAACAAACAATCTTTCAATTGACATGATTCTTCAGGGGCTAAACTTATCGCAATAA
- a CDS encoding 30S ribosomal protein S20, with translation MANHKSALKRIRQNETRRLRNRYYHKTARTALKALRNEENKAAATEQLPKVIALLDKLAKKNIIHKNKAANLKSKLTKHVNKLA, from the coding sequence ATGGCAAATCATAAATCAGCACTAAAGAGAATTAGACAAAACGAAACTAGAAGACTTCGTAACAGATATTATCACAAGACTGCTAGAACAGCATTGAAAGCTCTAAGAAATGAAGAGAATAAAGCTGCTGCTACAGAACAACTGCCAAAAGTTATCGCTTTATTGGATAAATTAGCTAAGAAAAATATTATCCACAAGAACAAAGCTGCTAACTTGAAAAGCAAATTGACAAAACACGTTAATAAGTTAGCGTAA
- a CDS encoding N-acetylmuramoyl-L-alanine amidase, which produces MHKQNFKIILSFLLILLSNFIFSQKKFTIVLDAGHGGSDHGANRTYADIGRVAEKDITLAITLKVGAMLEKNRDFKVIYTRKIDEYPSLSDRTNLANRSKADLFVSIHCNSAQRSTAYGTETYVQGPNQNNENLEVAKRENDVIFLDEKDRQTFGSYNPDSPESLIALKLQQSKYLESSLLLGGLVEDNFVNKDKRFSRGVFQKNLHVLRMNAMPSVLIETGFINHPEESHYIASEKGQNEIAESIYTAIIDYKKAIDRKSGGSFTTKKPEPEKPAEVALKNDFRILLMSSPTKYNENDPALKGLNYVLTIKENGQYKYYYAVTNMASVRDINLKTAKDAGFRNAFAVGFMPNQKISMGYYTIEVYAGDKLNGNSYIIQNLKDVERNKDNGVFYYTYGKVYTLEDAVKLQKELESKGVKNTVIQKVYK; this is translated from the coding sequence ATGCACAAACAAAATTTTAAAATAATTTTATCATTTCTCCTTATCCTTTTAAGCAACTTTATTTTCTCCCAGAAGAAGTTCACTATCGTTCTGGACGCAGGACACGGAGGAAGTGACCATGGAGCCAACAGGACTTATGCTGATATCGGAAGAGTCGCAGAAAAAGACATTACACTTGCCATTACGTTAAAGGTAGGGGCAATGCTCGAGAAAAACAGGGACTTCAAAGTAATATACACCCGTAAGATAGATGAGTATCCTTCTTTATCGGACAGGACCAATCTGGCGAACAGAAGCAAGGCGGATCTGTTCGTGTCTATTCACTGTAACTCTGCACAGAGATCAACAGCGTATGGAACAGAAACTTATGTACAGGGACCCAACCAGAATAACGAAAACCTTGAAGTTGCCAAAAGAGAAAATGATGTGATTTTCCTGGATGAAAAAGACAGACAGACCTTCGGTTCTTATAACCCTGATTCTCCGGAGTCATTAATTGCCTTAAAACTTCAACAGAGCAAATATCTTGAATCAAGTCTTCTGTTGGGAGGACTCGTAGAAGATAATTTCGTCAATAAAGACAAAAGATTTTCCAGGGGGGTCTTCCAGAAAAACCTTCACGTTCTTCGTATGAATGCAATGCCCTCTGTGCTGATAGAAACAGGTTTCATCAATCATCCCGAAGAAAGCCACTATATTGCTTCTGAAAAAGGGCAGAATGAAATTGCTGAAAGTATCTATACCGCAATTATCGATTATAAAAAAGCGATTGACAGAAAATCCGGCGGATCTTTTACCACTAAAAAACCGGAGCCGGAAAAACCGGCAGAAGTTGCGCTGAAAAATGATTTCAGAATACTGCTGATGAGTTCCCCGACCAAATACAATGAAAATGATCCTGCCCTGAAAGGCTTGAATTACGTTCTTACCATCAAGGAAAATGGTCAATACAAGTATTACTATGCTGTTACCAATATGGCTTCTGTAAGGGATATTAATCTTAAAACCGCTAAAGATGCAGGATTCAGAAATGCCTTTGCGGTAGGATTTATGCCTAATCAGAAAATAAGCATGGGATATTATACCATTGAAGTATACGCCGGTGACAAGCTTAATGGCAATTCGTACATCATCCAAAACCTTAAAGATGTCGAAAGAAATAAAGACAATGGAGTATTCTACTACACCTACGGAAAGGTGTATACTCTGGAAGATGCTGTAAAGCTTCAAAAAGAGCTAGAATCTAAGGGTGTGAAAAACACCGTAATACAAAAAGTTTATAAATAA